Within Rhodopirellula islandica, the genomic segment ATGTCCGCGATTCGCTCCAGATGGCGAGTGGCGCTGAAGCAGTGAACCGCTGGCTCCACCCAGTCCGTGTCCGTCTTCATCATCGCCTGCAACTCTTCGATCAACTCCACGTTCAGGCGATCCACTTCGTCGTCCCGGGCGATCACCTGGTGAGCCAATTCTGCATCCTGCTCAATGAACGAATCCAGTGCCGAGCGAACCATCTCCAACGTGATGTTCACCATCTGATTGATATCGTCAGGAACGCTAAACAAAGGAAACAAATCCAAGGACCTGCTGCGTTCGGCGATGTTGCATGCCAAGTCAGCCATCCGTTCCAAATCGGCATTCAGTTTGATCGCCGAAACCATCCAGCGAAGATCAATCGCAACGGGCTGGTAAAGCGCCAGCAACTTCAAGCACTCCTCTTCAATCCGGACGTCGTTGGCGTCCACCTTGACGTCCGTTTCGATCACTCGGACCGCCATGTCGGGACGCCGTTCCACGAGCGCCCGAACAGACATCTCGATCATTTGCTCGACCACACCGAACTGCTCCACCAAATCAGTGCGAAGAGCCTGAACGGCTCGATTGAGGTGCTTGCTCATAGGTGATTCCGAATGGGTCTTCCAGACAACAGGGTTGGCCGAAAGCAGAGAATGGGTGGGGGTGGGGCAGGGCCAGGAACAGCCGGGATCAACCGAAACGGCCGCGAACGTAATCGTCCGTTCGCTTTTCCTGGGGCTTGGTGAAGACGTCTTGAGTGGCTCCTGATTCAACCAACTTTCCTTCGAAAAAGAAAGCCGTTCGATCACTACAACGACTCGCTTGCTGCATGTTGTGCGTGACCATGACGATGGTGTACTGCTCACGCAACTCGTAGATCAAGTCCTCGATGGCCAACGTACTGGCCGGATCCAAAGCACTGCAGGGCTCATCCATCAACAAGACTTCCGGACCAACAGCGATTGCGCGAGCAATGCACAATCGTTGCTGCTGCCCACCGGACAACCCCAGCGCGGGTGCGTGAAGTCGATCCTTCACCTCGTCCCAAACCGCGGCTTTTCGCAGCGACCACTCCACCAGTTCTTGCAGTTCGCTGCGACTCAGGTAGAGGTGCAACCGAGGCCCGAAGGC encodes:
- the pstB gene encoding phosphate ABC transporter ATP-binding protein PstB is translated as MKALNANTSTMSEVSRSANLHSDSPAKAEVTPDTCIRIADFSAWYGSFQAIHNLSLEVPRNQVTAFIGPSGCGKSTLLRWINRMNDIVPSANSRGTLMIDDLDVLAQSTDVVNLRRRIGMVFQKPNPFPKTIFENVAFGPRLHLYLSRSELQELVEWSLRKAAVWDEVKDRLHAPALGLSGGQQQRLCIARAIAVGPEVLLMDEPCSALDPASTLAIEDLIYELREQYTIVMVTHNMQQASRCSDRTAFFFEGKLVESGATQDVFTKPQEKRTDDYVRGRFG
- the phoU gene encoding phosphate signaling complex protein PhoU — its product is MSKHLNRAVQALRTDLVEQFGVVEQMIEMSVRALVERRPDMAVRVIETDVKVDANDVRIEEECLKLLALYQPVAIDLRWMVSAIKLNADLERMADLACNIAERSRSLDLFPLFSVPDDINQMVNITLEMVRSALDSFIEQDAELAHQVIARDDEVDRLNVELIEELQAMMKTDTDWVEPAVHCFSATRHLERIADMATNVAEETIYMVSGDIVRHQHHIGEGKAH